From the genome of Brienomyrus brachyistius isolate T26 chromosome 8, BBRACH_0.4, whole genome shotgun sequence, one region includes:
- the mitfa gene encoding melanocyte inducing transcription factor a isoform X1, whose amino-acid sequence MQSESGIVADFEVGEDFQEEPKTYYELKSQPLNSSNPSQQHGSHTTSAVTSRVSLRQQLMREQLREQERREQQRASRYLQRQPRSIPSTQTPAIDVSAAPGLPAGAQVPMEVLKVQTHLENPTKYHIQQAQRQQVKQYLSTTLGGKLNSQAASFPCPSQPPGPGGSAPNSPMALLTLSSNCEKEMDDVIDDIISLESSYNEDLLGLMDPALQMTNTLPVSANLLDVYSAQTLPSHSLPVSNSCPANLPNIKREFSAPATMPLLDKPGTWVSYEMSEGFPVEAEVRALAKERQKKDNHNLIERRRRFNINDRIKELGTLIPKSNDPDMRWNKGTILKASVDYIRKLQREQQRSKDLENRQKRLEHANRHLMLRIQELEMQARAHGLALLSPTALCPSELAGRVIKQEPVLGDCLRDPYPHPQHAPDMSRPTTLDLTDGTITYSDGHGELGEPAPYARPPKGASKLDDTLMDGSLSPVRAGDPLLSSVSPGASNDSSRRSSMSMEEN is encoded by the exons CAGTAATCCGTCACAGCAGCACGGCTCCCACACGACATCAGCCGTGACGTCACGCGTCTCACTCCGGCAGCAGCTGATGCGGGAACAGCTGCGGGAACAGGAGCGGCGAGAGCAGCAGCGCGCCTCGCGTTACCTGCAGCGGCAGCCGCGCAGCATCCCCAGCACCCAGACGCCTGCCATCGACGTCAGCGCCGCACCTGGCCTGCCAGCCGGCGCCCAGGTACCCATGGAGGTGCTGAAG GTGCAGACCCACCTGGAGAACCCCACCAAGTACCACATCCAGCAGGCCCAGCGGCAGCAGGTCAAGCAGTACCTGTCCACCACGCTGGGAGGCAAGCTGAATAGCCAGGCTGCCAGTTTCCCGTGCCCAAGCCAGCCTCCGGGACCTGGAGGCAGTGCCCCCAACAGCCCAATGGCCCTGCTGACACTCAGCTCCAACTGCGAGAAGGAG ATGGATGATGTAATTGACGACATAATTAGCTTGGAATCCAGTTACAATGAGGACCTTCTGGGACTGATGGACCCGGCTCTCCAGATGACCAATACG CTTCCGGTGTCTGCTAACCTCCTGGACGTCTACAGTGCCCAGACACTGCCCTCACACTCCCTCCCCGTCAGTAACTCTTGTCCAGCCAATTTGCCCAACATCAAAAGGGAATTTTCAG CTCCAGCCACGATGCCCCTACTGGACAAGCCTGGGACCTGGGTCAGCTATGAAATGTCCGAAGGCTTTCCAGTGG AGGCCGAGGTGAGAGCTCTCGCCAAGGAGAGACAAAAGAAGGACAATCACAACTTAA TCGAAAGAAGAAGAAGATTCAACATAAATGATCGAATCAAAGAGCTGGGAACCTTAATTCCGAAATCTAACGATCC GGATATGAGGTGGAACAAAGGCACCATCCTCAAGGCTTCTGTGGATTACATCCggaagctgcagagggagcAGCAGCGGTCCAAGGACCTCGAGAATCGTCAGAAGAGGCTGGAACATGCCAACAGACACCTGATGCTGCGGATCCAA GAGCTGGAGATGCAGGCCCGCGCTCATGGCCTGGCACTGCTGTCCCCAACGGCACTCTGCCCCTCAGAACTTGCAGGGCGGGTCATCAAGCAGGAGCCGGTCCTGGGAGACTGCCTTCGGGACCCGTACCCCCACCCTCAGCATGCGCCGGACATGTCCCGGCCCACCACACTGGACCTCACCGATGGCACCATCACCTACAGCGACGGCCACGGCGAGCTGGGCGAGCCAGCACCCTACGCCCGTCCCCCAAAAGGGGCCTCCAAGCTGGACGACACCCTGATGGACGGCAGCCTGTCGCCGGTCAGGGCGGGCGACCCCCTGCTCTCCTCCGTCTCCCCTGGGGCGTCTAACGACAGCAGCCGAAGGAGCAGCATGAGCATGGAGGAGAATTAG
- the mitfa gene encoding melanocyte inducing transcription factor a isoform X2 — translation MQSESGIVADFEVGEDFQEEPKTYYELKSQPLNSNPSQQHGSHTTSAVTSRVSLRQQLMREQLREQERREQQRASRYLQRQPRSIPSTQTPAIDVSAAPGLPAGAQVPMEVLKVQTHLENPTKYHIQQAQRQQVKQYLSTTLGGKLNSQAASFPCPSQPPGPGGSAPNSPMALLTLSSNCEKEMDDVIDDIISLESSYNEDLLGLMDPALQMTNTLPVSANLLDVYSAQTLPSHSLPVSNSCPANLPNIKREFSAPATMPLLDKPGTWVSYEMSEGFPVEAEVRALAKERQKKDNHNLIERRRRFNINDRIKELGTLIPKSNDPDMRWNKGTILKASVDYIRKLQREQQRSKDLENRQKRLEHANRHLMLRIQELEMQARAHGLALLSPTALCPSELAGRVIKQEPVLGDCLRDPYPHPQHAPDMSRPTTLDLTDGTITYSDGHGELGEPAPYARPPKGASKLDDTLMDGSLSPVRAGDPLLSSVSPGASNDSSRRSSMSMEEN, via the exons TAATCCGTCACAGCAGCACGGCTCCCACACGACATCAGCCGTGACGTCACGCGTCTCACTCCGGCAGCAGCTGATGCGGGAACAGCTGCGGGAACAGGAGCGGCGAGAGCAGCAGCGCGCCTCGCGTTACCTGCAGCGGCAGCCGCGCAGCATCCCCAGCACCCAGACGCCTGCCATCGACGTCAGCGCCGCACCTGGCCTGCCAGCCGGCGCCCAGGTACCCATGGAGGTGCTGAAG GTGCAGACCCACCTGGAGAACCCCACCAAGTACCACATCCAGCAGGCCCAGCGGCAGCAGGTCAAGCAGTACCTGTCCACCACGCTGGGAGGCAAGCTGAATAGCCAGGCTGCCAGTTTCCCGTGCCCAAGCCAGCCTCCGGGACCTGGAGGCAGTGCCCCCAACAGCCCAATGGCCCTGCTGACACTCAGCTCCAACTGCGAGAAGGAG ATGGATGATGTAATTGACGACATAATTAGCTTGGAATCCAGTTACAATGAGGACCTTCTGGGACTGATGGACCCGGCTCTCCAGATGACCAATACG CTTCCGGTGTCTGCTAACCTCCTGGACGTCTACAGTGCCCAGACACTGCCCTCACACTCCCTCCCCGTCAGTAACTCTTGTCCAGCCAATTTGCCCAACATCAAAAGGGAATTTTCAG CTCCAGCCACGATGCCCCTACTGGACAAGCCTGGGACCTGGGTCAGCTATGAAATGTCCGAAGGCTTTCCAGTGG AGGCCGAGGTGAGAGCTCTCGCCAAGGAGAGACAAAAGAAGGACAATCACAACTTAA TCGAAAGAAGAAGAAGATTCAACATAAATGATCGAATCAAAGAGCTGGGAACCTTAATTCCGAAATCTAACGATCC GGATATGAGGTGGAACAAAGGCACCATCCTCAAGGCTTCTGTGGATTACATCCggaagctgcagagggagcAGCAGCGGTCCAAGGACCTCGAGAATCGTCAGAAGAGGCTGGAACATGCCAACAGACACCTGATGCTGCGGATCCAA GAGCTGGAGATGCAGGCCCGCGCTCATGGCCTGGCACTGCTGTCCCCAACGGCACTCTGCCCCTCAGAACTTGCAGGGCGGGTCATCAAGCAGGAGCCGGTCCTGGGAGACTGCCTTCGGGACCCGTACCCCCACCCTCAGCATGCGCCGGACATGTCCCGGCCCACCACACTGGACCTCACCGATGGCACCATCACCTACAGCGACGGCCACGGCGAGCTGGGCGAGCCAGCACCCTACGCCCGTCCCCCAAAAGGGGCCTCCAAGCTGGACGACACCCTGATGGACGGCAGCCTGTCGCCGGTCAGGGCGGGCGACCCCCTGCTCTCCTCCGTCTCCCCTGGGGCGTCTAACGACAGCAGCCGAAGGAGCAGCATGAGCATGGAGGAGAATTAG
- the mitfa gene encoding melanocyte inducing transcription factor a isoform X3 has translation MFLYIRNELVFFLNNGSGWCVRSFGDGLKGHTHGHIPGWCVGMLEMRDFAHYPVQTHLENPTKYHIQQAQRQQVKQYLSTTLGGKLNSQAASFPCPSQPPGPGGSAPNSPMALLTLSSNCEKEMDDVIDDIISLESSYNEDLLGLMDPALQMTNTLPVSANLLDVYSAQTLPSHSLPVSNSCPANLPNIKREFSAPATMPLLDKPGTWVSYEMSEGFPVEAEVRALAKERQKKDNHNLIERRRRFNINDRIKELGTLIPKSNDPDMRWNKGTILKASVDYIRKLQREQQRSKDLENRQKRLEHANRHLMLRIQELEMQARAHGLALLSPTALCPSELAGRVIKQEPVLGDCLRDPYPHPQHAPDMSRPTTLDLTDGTITYSDGHGELGEPAPYARPPKGASKLDDTLMDGSLSPVRAGDPLLSSVSPGASNDSSRRSSMSMEEN, from the exons ATGTTTCTTTACATCCGGAACGAATTGGTCTTTTTCCTTAATAATGGATCTGGGTGGTGCGTACGGTCCTTCGGAGATGGGCTTAAGGGACATACGCATGGTCACATCCCTGGGTGGTGCGTAGGCATGCTGGAGATGAGGGACTTTGCCCATTATCCG GTGCAGACCCACCTGGAGAACCCCACCAAGTACCACATCCAGCAGGCCCAGCGGCAGCAGGTCAAGCAGTACCTGTCCACCACGCTGGGAGGCAAGCTGAATAGCCAGGCTGCCAGTTTCCCGTGCCCAAGCCAGCCTCCGGGACCTGGAGGCAGTGCCCCCAACAGCCCAATGGCCCTGCTGACACTCAGCTCCAACTGCGAGAAGGAG ATGGATGATGTAATTGACGACATAATTAGCTTGGAATCCAGTTACAATGAGGACCTTCTGGGACTGATGGACCCGGCTCTCCAGATGACCAATACG CTTCCGGTGTCTGCTAACCTCCTGGACGTCTACAGTGCCCAGACACTGCCCTCACACTCCCTCCCCGTCAGTAACTCTTGTCCAGCCAATTTGCCCAACATCAAAAGGGAATTTTCAG CTCCAGCCACGATGCCCCTACTGGACAAGCCTGGGACCTGGGTCAGCTATGAAATGTCCGAAGGCTTTCCAGTGG AGGCCGAGGTGAGAGCTCTCGCCAAGGAGAGACAAAAGAAGGACAATCACAACTTAA TCGAAAGAAGAAGAAGATTCAACATAAATGATCGAATCAAAGAGCTGGGAACCTTAATTCCGAAATCTAACGATCC GGATATGAGGTGGAACAAAGGCACCATCCTCAAGGCTTCTGTGGATTACATCCggaagctgcagagggagcAGCAGCGGTCCAAGGACCTCGAGAATCGTCAGAAGAGGCTGGAACATGCCAACAGACACCTGATGCTGCGGATCCAA GAGCTGGAGATGCAGGCCCGCGCTCATGGCCTGGCACTGCTGTCCCCAACGGCACTCTGCCCCTCAGAACTTGCAGGGCGGGTCATCAAGCAGGAGCCGGTCCTGGGAGACTGCCTTCGGGACCCGTACCCCCACCCTCAGCATGCGCCGGACATGTCCCGGCCCACCACACTGGACCTCACCGATGGCACCATCACCTACAGCGACGGCCACGGCGAGCTGGGCGAGCCAGCACCCTACGCCCGTCCCCCAAAAGGGGCCTCCAAGCTGGACGACACCCTGATGGACGGCAGCCTGTCGCCGGTCAGGGCGGGCGACCCCCTGCTCTCCTCCGTCTCCCCTGGGGCGTCTAACGACAGCAGCCGAAGGAGCAGCATGAGCATGGAGGAGAATTAG